The genomic region AGCTGGCTCGCCAGTTCCTCCAGCCGGCGGCGGTCACCCTGACTGAGCATGGCGGTCCTCCCGCTTGTGCGTCTGGTTTCCGCCGTGCGGGGCGGGCGCTGGGACGGCAGCGCAGGTACCGGATTTCCGCTACCGGGTCTGGTCAAACGCGGGGGTGGGGCTCGTCAGACGTGGGGGCGGGCCTTGTCAGATGCGGCGGCGGCCGGCCACAACGGCGGTGATCGCGGCGGCCAGGGCGCAGGTGGCCAGGATGGTGGGGAGGCCGATCTTGATCGCTTTGCGGCCGGTGCGGAAGTCGCGGATCTCCCAGCCTCTCGTGCGGGCGATCTCGCGCAGGCCGGAGTCGGGGTTGACCGCGATGGCGGTGCCCACCGCGGAGAGCATCGGCAGGTCGTTGTGCGAGTCGGAGTAGGCCACGCAGTTGGCCAGGTTCAGGCCCTCCCGCTCGGCCAGCACGCGCAGCGCGTCGGCCTTGGCCTGGCCGTGCATCAGGCCGCCGACGAGCCTGCCGGTGTAGACGCCGTTCTCGCGTTCGCCGACGGTGCCCAGCGCGCCGGTCAGGCCCAGGCGGCGGGCGATGATCTCGGCGAGCTCGACCGGGGCGGCGGTGACCAGCCAGACCCGTTGGCCCGCGGCCAGGTGCAGCTGGGCCAGGGAACGGGTGCCGGGCCAGACGCGGGAGGCGATGCGGGAGTCGAAGATCTCCTCGCACAGGGCGGCCAGCTCGTCGGTGCGGCGACCGGCGACGAAGGAGAGGAGCTGTTCTCGGCTGTCCTCGATGCCCTGGTGGTCTTCGCGGCCCAGCACCCGGAACTTGACCTGTTTCCAGGCGAAGCCCAGCAGGTCGGCGGTGCGGAAGAACTTGCGCTCGACCAGGCCGCGGGCCAGGTGGAAGATCGAGGCGCCCATGATCATGGTGTTGTCCACGTCGAAGAAGGCGGCCGCGGTGGGATCGGGGGCGGGCATCCGCTCGACCACCGTCTCGGTCATGCTGCCGACTTGCCGTCGCACCGACACCAGAACTCCTTTGTCCCCAACGTCCGCTCGCGGCGCCGCGTCCGGCGGCGCCGCGAGGCGTACAGGCTATCCAGCGATCACGGATTCCTTGCTGTCCGCGAACTGCGTGTTGTACAGCTCGGCGTAGCGGCCGCCCTTGGCCAGCAGCGCCTCGTGGGTGCCGCGCTCGACCACCTCGCCGTTCTCCACCACCAGGATCAGGTTCGCCGCCCTGATGGTGGACAGCCGGTGCGCGATGACCAGCGAGGTCCGGCCGGCCAGCGCCTCCACCAGCGCCTCCTGCACCGCGGCCTCCGAGCTGGAGTCCAGGTGCGCGGTGGCCTCGTCCAGGATCACCACGCGTGGCTGGGCCAGCAGCAGGCGGGCGATGGTCAGCCGCTGTCGCTCACCGCCGGAGAGCCGGTAGCCGCGCTCCCCCACCACGGTGTCCAGGCCATCCGGCAGCGAGGCCACCAGCTCGTCGAGGCGGGCGCGGCGCAGCGCGTCCCACAGGTCCTCATCGCTGGCGCCGGGCCGGGCCAGCCGCAGGTTCGCGCCGATGCTCTCGTGGAAGAGGTGGCCGTCCTGGGTGACCATGCCGACGGTGTCCCTGATCGCGTCGAAGGACAGGTCGCGCACGTCCACGCCGCCGAGCCGGATGCTGCCGGAGTCCGCGTCGTAGAGCCGC from Crossiella sp. CA-258035 harbors:
- a CDS encoding HAD-IB family hydrolase; this encodes MTETVVERMPAPDPTAAAFFDVDNTMIMGASIFHLARGLVERKFFRTADLLGFAWKQVKFRVLGREDHQGIEDSREQLLSFVAGRRTDELAALCEEIFDSRIASRVWPGTRSLAQLHLAAGQRVWLVTAAPVELAEIIARRLGLTGALGTVGERENGVYTGRLVGGLMHGQAKADALRVLAEREGLNLANCVAYSDSHNDLPMLSAVGTAIAVNPDSGLREIARTRGWEIRDFRTGRKAIKIGLPTILATCALAAAITAVVAGRRRI